A single window of Narcine bancroftii isolate sNarBan1 chromosome 1, sNarBan1.hap1, whole genome shotgun sequence DNA harbors:
- the LOC138739261 gene encoding arrestin domain-containing protein 3-like: MGKVKKFAIVYDRPVYSSGECVTGRIVVELTDQIEVTALKMHAKGEVYVHWTEGHGSSKTSQTRLYTQELRNLNHQHLIIGAGKCAGPLHSRKSPSSD, from the coding sequence ATGGGCAAAGTGAAGAAATTTGCCATCGTTTACGACCGTCCTGTTTACTCCAGCGGGGAATGCGTCACTGGGCGGATTGTGGTGGAGCTTACGGACCAGATCGAAGTGACAGCTCTCAAAATGCACGCCAAAGGCGAGGTATACGTTCATTGGACTGAGGGTCACGGCAGTTCCAAAACCAGTCAAACTCGACTTTACACTCAGGAGCTCCGAAACTTAAACCATCAGCACCTGATCATTGGGGCAGGTAAGTGTGCCGGACCGTTGCATAGCAGAAAGAGTCCAAGCAGTGACTGA